From the Sulfuriferula nivalis genome, the window ATAAGTTCAGCAGGGTTGGGTGGAAGCGCTCCGCTTGGCAATACGGATAACCCTGCTAATGCGTCCATTTTGACTATGCTGGTCAGGTCACCACGACCAGCTAGCAGACTGGTTAAACCCGCATGATTATTCAGATTGAATATTTCGTGCTGGCGTGGGTTGTGCAAGTTGGCATCTATTAACAGGGTGCGTTGCCCTAGCTGGGCGTAAGTTACCGCAAGGTTGGCTGCTACATAACTTGCACCCGCTCCACTGTTAGCCCCCAATATCGAGAGTGTTTTTTTGCCATGACTAAACCAGCGGGACATGAGCTGGTTGCGCAGGACGCGTATCTTTTCTGCGGGCTGGGTAAATGGCCGATAGGCGCAAACGAGCTCGCTGCTGTAACCCCCCTCGCCTGGTAGCAGGTAGGTGAAATCAAATTGGTCAGCGAGGATACGGCGAATGTCATCGTCAGTGACTAAGCCTAATTTAATCGCAGCTTCACCGAATCTGAGTGAGTCGGATTGTTGTAGTGCGATGATTTTGGCTACGTCGGGTACGCTGATTTTACCTGCGCGCATCAGCAGGTTGCCAATGGAGTCGTCGGCTGCGGCTGTCTGTGGCTGGATGTTGGTTAGGGTCGTGATCATATTTGTTCTCCAGATTTAATTCAGTTGTGCTTGTTGGCGATTGAATAAACCCAGTAGTCGTTTAGGTTTTTGCGGCTGGATGCTGTTGAGCGTGACCAGTACGGGGAGATCAAGTACATCGGTGAGGTCGCTGTCTGTACGCACGCGACGATCCAGCATTTCTGCTACTAAAGTAAGCGCCAAGCCTAGGAAGCTACCCATGAACAGTGCCAGTATGGCAATAATAATGATGCTTTTGCTGGCGGGTTTGGTTGGCATAGTTGCCGGATTAAGCAAGGAAATGTTGGTCTGGTTGGTTTGGCTGGCCATGCGAGTTTCGGTGGCGCGTTGCAATGCCATGTCATAGGCTTTTTGTGCACTTTCTACGTCTTGCACGAGTATGGCACCTGCATCACGGTTCTGTTTGAGCGCGAGCAGTTTTTCTTTCTGGCTGGCCAGTGAGCCACGAAGATCAGCTTCACGTTGCTGGGCAACACGCATACTGGTGTTGATGCTTTGTTGGGCATTACGCGTTTCTATTGCGAGTTGTTCATGTAGCGCACTGACTTCAGCGGTGGCGCGTTGATAGTCTGGGTGATTTTTCCCTACACTGCGCGAGAGCTGATCCAGCTTGGCTTCCGCTGTGGCGATTTGGGTGCGCAGTGATTGAATAACGGGGTTGTTCATGACGTCAGACAGTTGGTCACCTGAGCGACTGTTGCGTGAGCTGCTGTCGAAAGTCTGATCTTGTGCTGCGGTGAGTTGCGTGGCTGTGCCTGCTAAGCGTGAGCTTTCAACGTCCAGTTTCTCATCTACATTGACGATGCCTTTGCTTTGCTGATAGTCAGATAATGATTTTTGTGCCGTTACAAGTTTAGTACGCAGTTCGTTTAATTGGGATTCATACCATTTGTTGGTTTGAGCGGCGGGCGCAGTTTGTAGCTCGAGGTTGGTTTGAATGTAGGCTTTAACAAATGCGTTAGCAATAACCATGGCTGACTCTGCATCGGTAGATTTGTATGCTACGTCGATGAGATTGCTTTCACGTGATGGAGTAATGTTTAGATCCTTGAGTAGTGCGTCTGCGAGCCAGTCGCGTATGCTTCCTGCACCGTGGGTATCATTCATGAATTCTTGTTTGGCTTGCGGATCTGTTGTGAACTTGAGGTCATCAACAACTTTGAGCGCGACATTGTGGCTGCCAATGACATCCACTTGGGTTGCAATATAGCCAGGCATGAGCTGGGGTGAGAGCATAGCACCTGTCACCGTGTCGGGCTGATTGGCATCGACAAGTACACTAGCCGTAGCCACGTAGGATGGCGGCAGTATGCTTTTGATAGCAATGGCAGACAGCAATGTCACTGCTATGGTGGTTAGCAGGATTTTTTTGCGCGCCAGTAGGACTCTTAAAAAACTGATCATGTTCATGGTGTTTACCTTTGTGCCTGTGCGATTAGAACAAGCTTTCTTTTACATAAATAACGTCGTCTGGCTGTACGGTCGCCATGGCGTCAGCCGGAATAACAACGGGTTTGCCATTATCATCTTCACGCCGTATCTGTACGCCGCGCTCGGTGCCGCGCAGGGTGATGCCACCACCTAGCGAGATGGCTTGCATGATGTTCATGTTTTTCTCCAGGCGATAGGCACCGGGTTTTTGTACTTCACCGTAGATGTAGAAAACCTCAGCGCGTGGAACGTAGAGGATGTCGTCGTCAGCAATGGTGTAGTTGAGATCCAGCTTGCCGCCTTTGAATAAGGCCAGGGTGTTAATCGGGGTTTGCTGGAGTTTGCCATCGACTTTGTGAATAAGGATGATGTTGTCTGAGCCAAGTGGGCTGATGCCGCCCGCGAGGGCTAACAGGTCAGAGACATTGCTGGTGGATTCCAGTGCGTACTTGCCGGGCTTGTTGACTTGGCCAAGGACAGAAATTTGTTTGCTGCGATATTGTTGGACGATGAGGTTGATGTGCGGATTGATGATAAAGCCGCCTTTCACCAGTGCACTCTCTATGCGCTTTTGAGCCGCGCTAGTAGTGAGGCCCGCAACGGGTGTTGCACCGATGAGGGGTACAGACAGGTTCCCGTCCTCGTCGATTTGTGCGGCATCGACCAGTAAGTCAGGATGGTCGTAAACGGTGATGTGAACGACGTCGCCTGCACCTAAGAGGTATTCTTTTGCATGTGCGGGCAGCGTGAATGTTAATAACGCTAGCATAAGGAAATAAAACAGTTTACGCATGATGTTCTCCATCGTGGTGAGGTTGCTTGAGGTTATAAGATTAGAAAGCATTATTCAGGCCCAACATGACACTGTTGTAACGGTAGCTATCAAGCGCGGCGTTAGAATGGCGGACGCCGCGTTCAGCAATGAGGTCAATCTTGGTTTTGCGAAATAGTTGATAACCTAAATCCAGGCTGGCGGTGGTGAGCTCATCTGTACGAATAGGAGTGCTTTGAAAATCGATGGTTTCATGTTTACCTAATAATGTGGCGGTAACTTTATCTGTGGCTAACCATATGGCCTGGGCGGAAACACCCTGGGTAACGTCATAGCTGGAAGTGCTGGTGATGTAGGTATTGAGGTCACGGTAAATAGTGAGGTTCAGTGTGGTTTTGCTGGTTGCAAACCAGTCTGCTGCTATTCGACCAGTGACACCTGCATAGTCGTTTTGTTGGCTATTAGGATAGTCGCGCTTGGTGTAATTGAGTCTTCCGCTTAATTTGGTTTTGCCTGTGGCGATCCAGTCAAATGTGACGCCGTTGTCGTATTGGGTGTAGGTGTACAGGTTGGTCAATTGTTCAGGATAGTTGCCGTTACTGACTTTGCTAAGAAAGTCGAATGTGCTGCCTTTGGGTGTGATGTAACGAAAGCCTGCGTTGTAGCTGTCTATATTGATATCGTTGTATTGTTGGCTATTTGGTGGCGTGGTGTAACTATTGATTGTGTGAGTCGTGTCTGCACCTAACTTGATTTGCCAGCGGTTGTTGATTTTGACGAAGCTATTTATAAATGCTGTGCGGGTGGTGAGCAAGTTCGCAAGGGGCTTTTTTGTGTAAAGAAACGGTGCGAGGGTTAGTTTGTCTGATACGCCAACGTCACCTTGTAATATGCTATCTACCAACCAGTCCCATTTCAATGCAAGGTCATGCCCTGTGTAATTCATGCCGGTATAAGTGTTGAAATTGACCTGGCTGATTTCAGCGTGGCCGCTAATTACCTGACGACTGAGCTGCCAGTTCATATTCACCCCAGCCGCATAGGCTTGATAGGTTTCTGACATGTTGGTGGTGCCAAGATTAGCAAGCGCTGCCTGATCGTTTTGCAGCAGGAATAAGTTGCTGTTGTAGGCAGTTGCTGCGCTGACGTAGGGTGAAAAGGTGTTGCTCAGATCGGCATGTGCCATTGCGCTGATGCTCATGAAGCCGATTGCGTATAGGGTTTTTTGTACTGGTTTATGCATTGCGTTGGTATATGTCTTCGTAGCGAACAATATCGTCTTCACCCAGGTAGGCGCCTGATTGCACTTCTATCAGGTGCAATGCGACTTTGCCCGGGTTTTCCAGTCTATGTTTGCTGCCAAGTGGGATGTAAGTTGATTGATTTTCTGTGAGGATGATGGATTCTTCATCACGCACTACTATGGCGGTGCCTGAGACCACTACCCAGTGCTCTGCACGATGATGGTGCATTTGTAGCGATAGTTTGGCGCCTGGATTGACCATGATGCGTTTGACCTGGAAGCGGTCGCCACTGTCTATGCCCTCATACCAGCCCCACGGACGATAGACGCGTTCATGATAGAGATGCTCATTGCGTTTGAGGGCTTTGAGTTGGTCTACGATGAGTTTGACATCCTGGGCGCGATCTTTGGGGGCGACTAATACGGCGTCGGCTGTTTCTATTATCATTAGGTCATCGACGCCCAGCGCAACCACTAATCTGGATTCGGCACGGATGAGGTTGCGATTTGCGTCTTCGGTGATAACGTCACCACGGATGGCGTTGTGCTGTGTGTCTTTGGCGCTGGCTTCCCATACGGCGCTCCATGCACCTATGTCACTCCAGTCTATATCGGCTGGGATGACGGCGGCTTTGGTGGTGCGCTCCATGACGGCATAGTCTATTGAGTCTGCCGGGCATGCGCTGAAAGCGGCAGGGTCGAGGCGGATAAAATCCAGATCGTTTTTGGCGAGCTCCAGTGCCTGAATGCAGGCGTCGAGTATGTCAGGACTCAGTCGACGCAGTTCGCTGATCAGGTCGTCGGCACGGAACAGGAACATGCCGCTGTTCCAGTAATATTCACCGCTGGCGACATATTGTTCGGCAATTTCGCGGGCTGGCTTCTCTACAAAAGCTTGAACCTGGTAGGCGTGGTCGGTAATGGCTGTGCCTTGTTGTATGTAGCCAAACCCTGTTTCAGGGGTGTGAGCAACGATGCCGAATGTGGTGAGATAACCTTGCTGGGCGACAGTTGCGGCGTGCTCTACGGCAAGGGCAAATGCGGCTGGGTCGCCGATAAGGTGGTCCGCAGGCAATACCAGCATGAGTGCATCAGGATCGGTGCGCTGCAACATGAGTGCGGCGACAGCGATGGCAGGTGCGGTATTGCGACCAACGGGTTCCAGCACGATACCCTGGGCGGCAACATCGATGGCGCGAAGCTGCTCGGCGATCATGAAGCGGTGTTCTTGATTGCAAATAACCAGTGGTGCTGCGACATTGGGGAGTGAGGCGACGCGTTGTACGGTTTCTTGCAGCATGGTTTGTGCTGATAGCAATGGCAACAGTTGTTTAGGCATTGCTGCGCGCGAGAGCGGCCACAGTCGTGTGCCTGAGCCACCTGATAAAATAACGGGATAAATCTTAGGGATTGTCATTTTTTCCTTGTTTTGCCTTGTTTCACTATGTCGCACAGTCTAAATCAAACTTTTTCATACTGTTGTGCGGTAACGCACAAACAATTGCATATC encodes:
- a CDS encoding polysaccharide biosynthesis tyrosine autokinase, producing MITTLTNIQPQTAAADDSIGNLLMRAGKISVPDVAKIIALQQSDSLRFGEAAIKLGLVTDDDIRRILADQFDFTYLLPGEGGYSSELVCAYRPFTQPAEKIRVLRNQLMSRWFSHGKKTLSILGANSGAGASYVAANLAVTYAQLGQRTLLIDANLHNPRQHEIFNLNNHAGLTSLLAGRGDLTSIVKMDALAGLSVLPSGALPPNPAELIARGLNAKLLNELSQHFDTILFDTPAFNIHAESASLAIISEASIIVARQDSTRHRDLELIRNTLNGTSAHLIGTVFNEA
- the epsF gene encoding chain length determinant protein EpsF, which produces MNMISFLRVLLARKKILLTTIAVTLLSAIAIKSILPPSYVATASVLVDANQPDTVTGAMLSPQLMPGYIATQVDVIGSHNVALKVVDDLKFTTDPQAKQEFMNDTHGAGSIRDWLADALLKDLNITPSRESNLIDVAYKSTDAESAMVIANAFVKAYIQTNLELQTAPAAQTNKWYESQLNELRTKLVTAQKSLSDYQQSKGIVNVDEKLDVESSRLAGTATQLTAAQDQTFDSSSRNSRSGDQLSDVMNNPVIQSLRTQIATAEAKLDQLSRSVGKNHPDYQRATAEVSALHEQLAIETRNAQQSINTSMRVAQQREADLRGSLASQKEKLLALKQNRDAGAILVQDVESAQKAYDMALQRATETRMASQTNQTNISLLNPATMPTKPASKSIIIIAILALFMGSFLGLALTLVAEMLDRRVRTDSDLTDVLDLPVLVTLNSIQPQKPKRLLGLFNRQQAQLN
- the epsE gene encoding polysaccharide export protein EpsE, with product MRKLFYFLMLALLTFTLPAHAKEYLLGAGDVVHITVYDHPDLLVDAAQIDEDGNLSVPLIGATPVAGLTTSAAQKRIESALVKGGFIINPHINLIVQQYRSKQISVLGQVNKPGKYALESTSNVSDLLALAGGISPLGSDNIILIHKVDGKLQQTPINTLALFKGGKLDLNYTIADDDILYVPRAEVFYIYGEVQKPGAYRLEKNMNIMQAISLGGGITLRGTERGVQIRREDDNGKPVVIPADAMATVQPDDVIYVKESLF
- the epsL gene encoding XrtB/PEP-CTERM-associated polysaccharide biosynthesis outer membrane protein EpsL, with protein sequence MSISAMAHADLSNTFSPYVSAATAYNSNLFLLQNDQAALANLGTTNMSETYQAYAAGVNMNWQLSRQVISGHAEISQVNFNTYTGMNYTGHDLALKWDWLVDSILQGDVGVSDKLTLAPFLYTKKPLANLLTTRTAFINSFVKINNRWQIKLGADTTHTINSYTTPPNSQQYNDINIDSYNAGFRYITPKGSTFDFLSKVSNGNYPEQLTNLYTYTQYDNGVTFDWIATGKTKLSGRLNYTKRDYPNSQQNDYAGVTGRIAADWFATSKTTLNLTIYRDLNTYITSTSSYDVTQGVSAQAIWLATDKVTATLLGKHETIDFQSTPIRTDELTTASLDLGYQLFRKTKIDLIAERGVRHSNAALDSYRYNSVMLGLNNAF
- a CDS encoding mannose-1-phosphate guanylyltransferase/mannose-6-phosphate isomerase; the protein is MTIPKIYPVILSGGSGTRLWPLSRAAMPKQLLPLLSAQTMLQETVQRVASLPNVAAPLVICNQEHRFMIAEQLRAIDVAAQGIVLEPVGRNTAPAIAVAALMLQRTDPDALMLVLPADHLIGDPAAFALAVEHAATVAQQGYLTTFGIVAHTPETGFGYIQQGTAITDHAYQVQAFVEKPAREIAEQYVASGEYYWNSGMFLFRADDLISELRRLSPDILDACIQALELAKNDLDFIRLDPAAFSACPADSIDYAVMERTTKAAVIPADIDWSDIGAWSAVWEASAKDTQHNAIRGDVITEDANRNLIRAESRLVVALGVDDLMIIETADAVLVAPKDRAQDVKLIVDQLKALKRNEHLYHERVYRPWGWYEGIDSGDRFQVKRIMVNPGAKLSLQMHHHRAEHWVVVSGTAIVVRDEESIILTENQSTYIPLGSKHRLENPGKVALHLIEVQSGAYLGEDDIVRYEDIYQRNA